A portion of the Bifidobacterium sp. ESL0800 genome contains these proteins:
- a CDS encoding solute carrier family 23 protein, which translates to MSNMFTWKLHGDGKTLNPGEVIDPDERMTWGRTAGIGAQHVIAMFGATFLVPILTHFDPSTTLFFTAMSTALFLLINTNKLPSYLGSSFGFIAPITAVEAEKGLGAGIPAAGFGIMCTGILLALVGILVHFAGAKWIDLIMPPVVNGAIVAIIGFNLAPSVWSNFQKAPDTAAVTLVAVLLIAVLFKGLIGRLNILLGVLVGYAYACFRGQVDFAAVAKASWIGFPQFHMPQADFSVLPMFIPVVMVLIAENVGHVKSVAQMTGRDYDDQIGTALFADGLGTTIAGFGGGSGTTTYGENIGVMAATRVYSTAAYWCAAAFALILSLCPKFGAVINTIPSGVLGGVTTLLYGMIGMVGVRIWVDNHVDFGKPLNNMTAAVTMIIGIADFGFAISGVKFNGIAIGTVAVLVMYHGLKAIGRATGAIAKDGTE; encoded by the coding sequence ATGAGTAACATGTTCACCTGGAAATTGCACGGTGACGGCAAGACGTTGAATCCCGGTGAGGTGATCGACCCTGACGAGCGCATGACGTGGGGCCGAACGGCGGGCATTGGTGCCCAGCACGTGATCGCGATGTTCGGCGCGACGTTTCTCGTTCCGATACTGACGCATTTCGATCCGTCGACGACATTGTTCTTCACCGCAATGTCCACCGCGCTGTTCCTGTTGATCAATACAAACAAGCTACCCAGTTATCTGGGTAGCTCTTTTGGTTTTATAGCCCCTATTACGGCCGTCGAGGCGGAAAAGGGACTCGGTGCGGGCATCCCCGCGGCGGGCTTCGGCATCATGTGCACGGGCATCCTGCTGGCGCTGGTCGGCATCCTCGTCCACTTCGCCGGCGCCAAGTGGATCGATCTGATCATGCCGCCGGTGGTCAACGGCGCCATCGTCGCCATCATCGGCTTCAACCTGGCCCCCTCGGTCTGGTCCAACTTTCAGAAGGCCCCCGACACCGCGGCGGTGACGCTGGTCGCGGTCCTCCTGATCGCGGTGCTTTTCAAGGGCCTGATTGGCCGCCTGAATATCCTGCTCGGTGTCCTCGTCGGCTACGCCTACGCCTGCTTCCGCGGTCAGGTCGACTTCGCCGCAGTGGCGAAAGCCTCGTGGATCGGCTTCCCTCAGTTCCACATGCCGCAGGCCGACTTCTCGGTGCTGCCCATGTTCATCCCGGTGGTCATGGTCCTCATCGCCGAGAACGTCGGCCACGTCAAGTCGGTCGCCCAGATGACCGGCCGCGACTATGACGACCAGATCGGCACCGCCCTCTTCGCCGACGGCCTCGGCACCACGATCGCAGGCTTCGGCGGCGGCTCCGGCACCACCACCTACGGCGAGAACATCGGCGTGATGGCCGCCACTCGCGTCTACTCCACCGCCGCCTACTGGTGCGCGGCCGCCTTCGCCCTGATCCTGAGCCTGTGCCCGAAGTTCGGCGCGGTCATCAACACGATCCCCTCCGGCGTCTTGGGCGGCGTGACCACCCTGCTCTACGGCATGATCGGCATGGTCGGCGTGCGCATCTGGGTCGACAACCACGTCGACTTCGGCAAGCCGCTGAACAACATGACCGCCGCGGTGACGATGATCATCGGCATCGCCGACTTCGGCTTCGCCATCTCCGGCGTCAAGTTCAACGGCATCGCCATCGGCACCGTCGCGGTGCTGGTGATGTACCACGGCCTCAAGGCCATCGGCCGCGCGACCGGTGCCATCGCCAAGGACGGTACCGAGTGA